In Natronomonas halophila, one DNA window encodes the following:
- a CDS encoding CBS pair associated ParBc domain-containing protein translates to MDDEPEDGLYEDKPRVKDYMTRDVDTVSPDDTVGEVAKRIADSDAHSGFPVCDGRRVDGFVSARDLLLAEDHEPIFKVMTEDIIVAHPEMKINDAARVILRSGIQRLPVVDDAGNLVGIISNADVIRSQIERATPEKVGKLMQTLESIHGVGATEERRTVQLSELTPTQTKVYTDELEGRTYELENGLAEPLVVIDNAGELLLADGHHRVKAADRLGIDEIDAYVIVLDERVKLGMAETARKGDLESIDDIQEVDYAHHPLVETTKRLQQNQDQ, encoded by the coding sequence ATGGACGACGAGCCCGAAGACGGTCTCTACGAGGACAAGCCGCGGGTGAAGGATTACATGACCCGCGACGTCGATACGGTATCGCCGGACGATACCGTCGGCGAGGTAGCCAAACGAATCGCCGACAGCGACGCCCACAGCGGCTTCCCGGTCTGTGACGGCCGCCGCGTCGACGGGTTCGTCAGCGCCCGCGACCTGCTGCTCGCCGAGGACCACGAGCCGATTTTCAAGGTGATGACCGAGGACATCATCGTCGCCCACCCCGAGATGAAGATCAACGACGCCGCTCGCGTCATCCTCCGGTCGGGGATTCAGCGGCTTCCCGTGGTCGATGACGCCGGCAATCTCGTCGGCATCATCTCGAACGCGGATGTCATCCGCTCCCAGATCGAGCGGGCGACCCCCGAGAAGGTGGGGAAACTGATGCAGACGCTCGAAAGCATCCACGGCGTCGGTGCCACCGAGGAGCGTCGCACGGTCCAGCTCTCGGAACTGACGCCGACCCAGACGAAAGTCTACACGGACGAACTGGAAGGCCGAACCTACGAACTGGAAAACGGCCTCGCCGAACCGCTCGTAGTCATCGACAACGCGGGCGAACTCCTGCTGGCTGACGGGCACCACCGCGTGAAAGCGGCCGACCGACTCGGCATCGACGAAATCGACGCCTACGTCATCGTCCTCGACGAGCGGGTCAAACTCGGCATGGCCGAAACGGCACGGAAAGGCGACCTCGAATCAATCGACGACATTCAGGAAGTCGACTACGCCCACCACCCGCTCGTGGAGACCACCAAGCGCCTCCAGCAGAATCAGGACCAGTAG
- a CDS encoding DHH family phosphoesterase, with amino-acid sequence MDRLVLGCGSVGLPLVERLARRPESLVVVVDDERRADSLREEGIDARSLETTDADGLRTVAGSVDSVIVAPDEDARRLSLTRTANEAYPDAFLLTCLGTGMTDADRNTVEDIADRTIEPAAETTEYLLERAGDEGIRTRKLKRILRDIDGTLAVVAHDNPDPDAIASAVGLTRIAEATGTDATPCYYGNINHQENRALVNLLEYDLRNLTDEVDLEEEFAGFALVDHSRPGINDGLPESTPIDIVIDHHPPRAPVEARFVDLRSSVGSTSTLVAGYFDQLGIDPPEDIATGLLYGLQTDTNDFSREVSVADFEAAARLVDRADSGALQRIESPSVTAETLEIIAGAITNRRVEEGVLTTGVGQIHDRDALAQAADKLLEMDGISTTLVFGYTEETVYASARSRGTDLDLGEALRDAFSQIGSAGGHAEMAGAQIPVGMLVEEADEDEHGDVIEEVITERFLETLGIELNRPATAVYADFLGTDVGE; translated from the coding sequence ATGGACCGGTTGGTGCTGGGGTGTGGGTCGGTCGGCTTGCCGCTCGTCGAGCGACTGGCACGCCGGCCGGAGTCGCTGGTCGTCGTCGTCGATGACGAGCGACGCGCCGACTCGCTCCGCGAGGAGGGCATCGACGCGCGGTCGCTCGAAACGACCGACGCGGACGGCCTCCGGACTGTCGCAGGGTCGGTCGATTCGGTCATCGTCGCCCCCGACGAGGACGCCCGGCGCCTCTCGCTGACCCGAACCGCCAACGAGGCCTATCCGGACGCGTTCCTGCTGACGTGTCTCGGCACGGGGATGACCGACGCCGACCGGAACACCGTCGAGGACATCGCCGATAGAACGATAGAGCCGGCCGCAGAAACCACCGAATACCTGCTGGAGCGGGCGGGCGACGAGGGGATTCGGACGCGAAAGCTCAAACGCATCCTGCGGGATATCGACGGGACGCTCGCAGTCGTCGCCCACGACAACCCCGACCCGGACGCCATCGCCTCGGCAGTCGGCCTGACGCGAATCGCGGAGGCGACCGGCACCGACGCGACGCCCTGCTATTACGGCAACATCAACCATCAGGAGAACCGGGCACTGGTCAACCTTCTGGAGTACGACCTCCGCAATCTGACCGACGAGGTCGACCTCGAGGAGGAGTTCGCGGGCTTCGCGCTCGTCGACCACTCCAGACCCGGCATCAACGACGGCTTGCCGGAATCGACGCCCATCGATATCGTCATCGACCACCACCCGCCGCGGGCGCCCGTCGAGGCCCGATTCGTCGACCTCCGGAGTAGCGTCGGGTCGACGAGCACGCTCGTCGCGGGGTATTTCGACCAGTTGGGTATCGACCCGCCCGAGGATATCGCGACGGGGCTACTCTACGGCCTTCAGACCGACACGAACGATTTCAGCCGAGAGGTCTCGGTTGCGGACTTCGAGGCGGCCGCCCGCTTGGTCGACCGGGCCGACAGCGGCGCGCTCCAGCGCATCGAATCCCCGAGCGTGACCGCCGAGACGCTGGAGATAATCGCCGGCGCCATCACGAACCGGCGCGTCGAGGAGGGCGTGCTGACGACCGGCGTCGGGCAGATTCACGACCGCGACGCCCTCGCGCAGGCGGCGGACAAACTCCTCGAAATGGACGGTATCTCGACGACGCTCGTGTTCGGCTACACCGAGGAGACGGTGTACGCCTCGGCGCGGTCGCGCGGGACGGACCTCGATTTGGGCGAGGCGCTCCGGGACGCCTTCAGCCAGATCGGCAGCGCCGGCGGCCACGCGGAGATGGCCGGCGCACAGATTCCGGTCGGGATGCTCGTCGAGGAGGCCGACGAGGACGAACACGGCGACGTCATCGAGGAAGTCATCACCGAACGGTTCCTCGAAACGCTCGGTATCGAGTTGAACCGCCCCGCGACGGCGGTCTATGCGGATTTCCTCGGGACGGACGTCGGTGAGTGA
- a CDS encoding NADH-quinone oxidoreductase subunit N has protein sequence MEHLSNWLLLSPVGAFVLAALALFVVDAIDPDSTHQGVLAAIATGGSVVAMAISGILLLSGAAEGGVELFQGQLVVDGMSLLFTFIFGSVTALVTLGSIDYIRDLAHQAEYYLLVLLAATGMSIMASANSLAVVFVSLELASLPSYALVAYLKHNRGSVEAGLKYFLIGALSSSILVYGISLVYASTGSLLLPDVAAAAGTAAADYPGVFGIGVLMILAGFAYKTASVPFHFWAPDAYEGAPAPIAAFLSSASKAAGFVVAFRVFVVAFPIDAIAGEVYAIDWVLAFQILAVLTMTVGNFAAATQENVKRMLAYSSIGHAGYVLIALAALTGIGGPGTEATVLGAGMIHLLVYGFMNTGAFLFIALVEYWDVGRTFRDYNGLAKEAPLACVAMTVFLFSLAGLPVGGGFISKYYLFAGAVGAGVWWLALVGAVNSALSLFYYSRVIKAMWLEEADEPREIESYPTALYAAILIAAVMTVALLPGLAVFDTAAFDAAAAVLQG, from the coding sequence ATGGAGCATCTGAGTAACTGGCTGCTGTTATCGCCGGTCGGCGCGTTCGTCCTCGCGGCGCTGGCGCTGTTCGTCGTCGACGCTATTGACCCGGATAGTACCCACCAAGGAGTGCTCGCAGCTATCGCGACTGGCGGTTCGGTCGTCGCGATGGCCATCTCCGGCATCCTGCTGCTGTCCGGCGCCGCCGAGGGTGGCGTCGAACTCTTCCAGGGCCAACTGGTCGTCGACGGGATGAGCCTCCTGTTCACGTTCATCTTCGGAAGCGTGACCGCGCTCGTCACGCTCGGCTCCATCGACTACATCCGGGACCTCGCACATCAGGCCGAGTATTATCTGCTCGTCCTGCTGGCGGCGACCGGCATGTCCATCATGGCCTCTGCCAACAGCCTCGCCGTCGTCTTCGTCTCGCTGGAGCTGGCCTCCCTGCCTTCCTACGCGCTGGTGGCCTATCTCAAACACAACCGCGGTTCCGTCGAGGCGGGCCTGAAGTACTTCCTCATCGGCGCGCTGTCGTCGTCCATCCTGGTCTACGGCATCTCGCTGGTCTACGCCTCGACCGGAAGCCTCCTGCTGCCCGACGTGGCGGCGGCCGCCGGCACGGCCGCGGCCGACTATCCCGGCGTCTTCGGCATCGGCGTCCTGATGATTCTGGCCGGGTTCGCGTACAAGACGGCCTCCGTGCCGTTCCACTTCTGGGCGCCCGACGCCTACGAGGGCGCGCCCGCACCCATCGCGGCGTTCCTCTCGTCGGCCTCGAAGGCCGCCGGCTTCGTGGTCGCGTTCCGCGTCTTCGTGGTCGCGTTCCCCATCGACGCTATCGCCGGTGAGGTCTACGCCATCGACTGGGTGCTCGCCTTCCAGATTCTCGCCGTCCTCACGATGACGGTGGGTAACTTCGCGGCGGCCACCCAGGAGAACGTCAAGCGGATGCTCGCGTATTCGAGCATCGGCCACGCCGGCTACGTCCTCATCGCGCTTGCCGCGCTGACGGGCATCGGCGGCCCGGGCACGGAAGCGACAGTCCTCGGTGCCGGGATGATTCACCTGCTCGTCTACGGCTTCATGAACACGGGCGCGTTCCTGTTCATCGCCCTCGTCGAGTACTGGGACGTCGGTCGGACCTTCCGCGACTACAACGGCCTCGCCAAGGAGGCGCCGCTGGCCTGTGTCGCGATGACCGTCTTCCTGTTCTCGCTGGCCGGCCTGCCGGTCGGCGGCGGCTTCATCTCGAAGTACTACCTCTTCGCGGGCGCGGTCGGCGCCGGCGTCTGGTGGCTCGCCCTCGTGGGCGCGGTCAACAGCGCGCTGAGCCTCTTCTACTACAGCCGCGTCATCAAGGCGATGTGGCTCGAGGAAGCCGACGAACCGCGCGAAATCGAGAGCTATCCGACGGCCCTGTACGCGGCGATTCTCATCGCCGCGGTCATGACCGTCGCCCTGCTGCCCGGTCTCGCCGTCTTCGATACGGCCGCTTTCGACGCGGCCGCGGCGGTCCTGCAGGGATAA
- a CDS encoding complex I subunit 4 family protein, with protein MYIEALIALCLLGAVGVFVAPNRYAKKLAFGVSLVPLVISLYMYAAFDGSGNALLGGDIAYETFFEWLELGPYAVNYHMGLDGISLPLVVLSTVLTTLAILSAWTPIDERQSQFYGLMLFMEASLIGVFGALDFILWFVFWEAVLVPMYFLIGVWGGPRRKYAAIKFFVYTNIASLVMFVGYFALLFGLGGAVSTTGLPAVAQALRAGQLGALGPLGPETLALLAFIAMFIGFAVKVPVVPVHTWLPDAHVEAPTPASVMLAGVLLKMGTYALLRFNFTMLPEQAATLAVPIAAIAVISIIYGALLALAQSDLKRIVAYSSVSSMGYVILGLVAYTVYGVGGATFQMIAHGLISGLLFMTVGVIYNTTHTRMVGDMSGIADKMPVTSGVFVAGAFGYMGLPLMAGFAAELFIFLGAFESTVLPSAPLFTAVAMFGIVIVAGYLLWAMQRSLFGPFRLETDYEITRAPVHDVVPLVTLVLLIIALGTAPDIFFEMIRDATIDVIEFGGDL; from the coding sequence ATGTACATCGAAGCCCTCATCGCGCTGTGTCTGCTCGGCGCCGTGGGCGTCTTCGTCGCCCCGAACCGCTACGCGAAGAAACTCGCCTTCGGCGTCAGCCTCGTTCCGCTCGTCATCTCGCTGTACATGTACGCCGCCTTCGACGGCAGCGGTAACGCCCTGCTGGGCGGCGACATCGCCTACGAGACGTTCTTCGAGTGGCTCGAACTCGGTCCCTACGCGGTCAACTACCACATGGGGCTGGACGGCATCTCGCTGCCGCTTGTCGTCCTCTCGACGGTCCTGACGACGCTGGCCATCCTGAGTGCGTGGACGCCCATCGACGAACGGCAGAGCCAGTTCTACGGCCTCATGCTGTTCATGGAGGCGAGCCTCATCGGTGTCTTCGGCGCGCTGGATTTCATCCTCTGGTTCGTCTTCTGGGAGGCCGTCCTCGTTCCGATGTACTTCCTCATCGGCGTCTGGGGCGGCCCGCGCCGGAAGTACGCGGCGATCAAGTTCTTCGTCTACACGAACATCGCCTCGCTGGTGATGTTCGTCGGCTACTTCGCGCTCCTGTTCGGCCTCGGTGGCGCCGTCTCCACGACGGGCTTGCCGGCGGTCGCACAGGCGCTCCGGGCCGGCCAACTCGGGGCACTCGGCCCGCTCGGCCCTGAGACGTTGGCCCTGCTGGCCTTCATCGCCATGTTCATCGGCTTCGCGGTGAAGGTCCCCGTCGTCCCGGTCCATACGTGGCTGCCGGACGCCCACGTCGAGGCGCCGACGCCCGCATCCGTCATGCTGGCCGGCGTCCTCCTGAAGATGGGTACCTACGCCCTGCTCCGGTTCAACTTCACGATGCTGCCCGAGCAGGCCGCCACGCTCGCAGTCCCCATCGCGGCTATCGCCGTGATCTCGATCATCTACGGCGCGCTGCTCGCGCTGGCGCAGTCGGACCTCAAGCGCATCGTTGCGTACTCCTCGGTGTCGTCGATGGGTTACGTCATCCTCGGACTCGTCGCCTACACCGTCTACGGCGTCGGCGGCGCGACCTTCCAGATGATCGCCCACGGCCTCATCTCCGGGCTGTTGTTCATGACGGTCGGCGTCATCTACAACACGACCCACACCCGGATGGTCGGTGACATGTCGGGTATCGCCGACAAGATGCCCGTCACGTCGGGTGTCTTCGTCGCCGGCGCGTTCGGCTACATGGGCCTGCCGCTGATGGCCGGCTTCGCCGCGGAACTGTTCATCTTCCTCGGCGCCTTCGAGTCGACGGTCCTGCCGAGCGCGCCGCTGTTTACCGCAGTGGCGATGTTCGGTATCGTCATCGTCGCCGGCTACCTGCTGTGGGCGATGCAGCGGTCGCTGTTCGGGCCCTTCCGGCTCGAAACTGATTACGAAATCACCCGCGCGCCCGTCCACGACGTGGTGCCGCTGGTGACGCTCGTCCTCCTCATCATCGCGCTGGGGACGGCTCCCGACATCTTCTTCGAGATGATTCGGGACGCCACAATCGACGTTATCGAATTCGGAGGTGACCTCTAA
- the nuoL gene encoding NADH-quinone oxidoreductase subunit L, with protein sequence MAGIFAYAPAIAALPFVSFLVALLAGKWMPKKGALAGILATAGSLGLSLVVLGTVALTGEGYNETLYTFVDATETFDLSFGLLIDPLSASMLVIVSLIAFLVHIFSLGYMNDEGEPGLPRYYAGLGLFSASMLAFVFSDNLLMAFMFFELVGLCSFLLIGHWFREDAPPSAAKKAFLVTRFGDYFFLIGVVGVLATFGTAQFAGAEGFPALAEEALSGSATYFGFDAATWFSILGLLVLGGVMGKSAQFPLHTWLPDAMEGPTPVSALIHAATMVAAGVFLVARMYGFYALLPTVLAIIAFIGGFTALFAATMGLVKNEIKQVLAYSTISQYGYMMLALGSGGYVAAFFHLTTHAVFKALLFLGAGSVIIAMHHNEDMWDMGGLKDEMRVTYLTFLAGSLALAGIFPFSGFWSKDEVLYEALVHGLGGSPLLLGAYAMGLAAVFLTGFYTLRMVMLTFHGEPRSDTAEDPHAVRWNVKFPLSVLGVLAVVIGFINPLPIKKLTGANVDFLHAFLDNEASEGFLTSAHHYGELTHDFAHYSSGTLVGGEVGTMLLGAGLSLGLALAGAGSAFFLYRGAEPTRHTEKLGGIQTLLMHNYYQDEYQVWLAEGLTLRVSRLADTFDQGVIDGAVNAVSSVSLFSGDRLRRLQTGIVTNYAALLVLSLLVLLGVFAALGGWF encoded by the coding sequence ATGGCAGGAATATTCGCATACGCGCCGGCTATCGCCGCACTCCCGTTCGTGTCGTTCCTTGTAGCCCTCCTCGCGGGCAAGTGGATGCCCAAGAAGGGCGCCCTCGCGGGCATCCTCGCGACGGCCGGCTCGCTCGGCCTGTCGCTCGTGGTGCTCGGGACCGTCGCCCTGACCGGCGAAGGCTACAACGAAACGCTATATACGTTCGTCGACGCCACCGAGACGTTCGACCTCAGCTTCGGCCTGCTCATCGACCCGCTGTCGGCGTCGATGCTGGTCATCGTCTCGCTTATCGCCTTCCTCGTCCACATCTTCTCGCTCGGCTACATGAACGACGAGGGCGAACCGGGCCTGCCGCGCTACTACGCCGGCCTCGGCCTCTTCAGCGCGAGCATGCTCGCGTTCGTCTTCTCGGACAACCTGCTGATGGCCTTCATGTTCTTCGAACTGGTGGGCCTCTGTTCGTTCCTGCTCATCGGCCACTGGTTCCGCGAGGACGCCCCGCCGTCCGCAGCGAAGAAGGCCTTCCTCGTCACCCGCTTCGGTGACTACTTCTTCCTCATCGGCGTCGTCGGCGTTCTGGCGACGTTCGGTACCGCGCAGTTCGCGGGTGCCGAGGGCTTCCCGGCGCTGGCCGAGGAAGCACTCTCCGGGTCGGCCACGTACTTCGGCTTCGACGCCGCGACGTGGTTCTCGATTCTCGGCCTCCTCGTGCTCGGCGGCGTGATGGGCAAATCCGCCCAGTTCCCGCTGCACACGTGGCTGCCGGACGCGATGGAAGGCCCGACGCCCGTCTCCGCGCTGATTCACGCAGCGACGATGGTTGCCGCCGGTGTCTTCCTCGTCGCCCGGATGTACGGCTTCTACGCGCTGCTGCCGACGGTGCTTGCCATTATCGCCTTCATCGGCGGCTTCACCGCGCTGTTCGCGGCGACGATGGGCCTCGTCAAGAACGAGATCAAGCAGGTGCTGGCGTACTCGACCATCAGCCAGTACGGCTACATGATGCTCGCGCTTGGGTCGGGCGGCTACGTGGCCGCGTTCTTCCACCTCACGACTCACGCCGTGTTCAAGGCGCTGCTGTTCCTCGGTGCCGGGTCGGTCATCATCGCCATGCACCACAACGAGGACATGTGGGACATGGGCGGCCTGAAAGACGAGATGCGCGTGACCTACCTTACGTTCCTCGCCGGGTCGCTCGCGCTTGCGGGCATCTTCCCGTTCTCGGGCTTCTGGTCCAAGGACGAGGTGCTCTACGAGGCGCTCGTCCACGGTCTCGGCGGCAGCCCGCTGCTGCTCGGTGCCTACGCGATGGGCCTCGCAGCGGTCTTCCTGACGGGCTTCTACACCCTCCGGATGGTCATGCTGACCTTCCACGGTGAGCCCCGAAGCGACACCGCCGAAGACCCCCACGCCGTCCGCTGGAACGTCAAGTTCCCGCTCAGCGTGCTCGGCGTCCTCGCGGTCGTCATCGGCTTCATCAACCCGCTGCCCATCAAGAAACTCACGGGCGCGAACGTCGACTTCCTCCATGCGTTCCTCGATAACGAGGCCAGCGAGGGCTTCCTGACGAGCGCCCACCACTACGGCGAGTTGACCCACGACTTCGCGCACTACTCGTCGGGCACGCTCGTCGGCGGCGAAGTCGGAACGATGCTGCTCGGTGCCGGCCTCAGCCTCGGTCTCGCGCTGGCCGGCGCCGGGTCGGCGTTCTTCCTCTACCGCGGTGCCGAACCGACCCGTCACACCGAGAAACTCGGCGGGATTCAGACGCTGCTCATGCACAACTACTACCAAGACGAGTATCAGGTATGGCTCGCCGAGGGCCTCACGCTCCGCGTTTCGCGTCTCGCCGACACCTTCGACCAGGGTGTCATCGACGGCGCGGTCAACGCGGTCTCCAGCGTGAGTCTCTTCTCCGGCGACCGCCTGCGTCGGCTTCAGACAGGTATCGTAACCAACTACGCAGCGCTGCTCGTGCTCAGCCTGCTCGTACTGCTGGGCGTCTTCGCGGCGCTCGGGGGGTGGTTCTGA
- the nuoK gene encoding NADH-quinone oxidoreductase subunit NuoK, protein MVLETVPVEYYLVLSAAVFCTGLFGILTRKNALMFLMSVELMLNAANINLVAFSFYWGEVTGQTFALFTMALAAAEVAIGIGIILVLYRNFEDVDVTEATTLKW, encoded by the coding sequence ATGGTGCTCGAAACCGTTCCCGTCGAGTACTACCTCGTTCTGTCGGCGGCCGTCTTCTGTACCGGCCTCTTCGGCATCCTGACGCGCAAGAACGCGCTGATGTTCTTGATGAGCGTCGAGTTGATGCTGAACGCAGCGAACATCAACCTCGTCGCGTTCTCGTTTTACTGGGGAGAGGTGACCGGTCAGACCTTCGCGCTGTTCACGATGGCGCTTGCCGCCGCGGAGGTCGCCATCGGTATCGGCATCATCCTCGTCCTCTACCGTAACTTCGAGGACGTAGACGTAACCGAGGCAACGACTCTGAAGTGGTAA
- a CDS encoding NADH-quinone oxidoreductase subunit J yields the protein MAVVPLETLAFLLFALVTVGASLGVVLVRDVWHSALLLGAALLSVAVHYVMLSAEFLAAMQVLVYVGGVLVLITFAVMLVRRDEDVDTEEVTA from the coding sequence ATGGCTGTAGTACCGCTTGAGACACTGGCGTTCCTCCTGTTCGCTCTGGTGACGGTCGGAGCGAGCTTGGGCGTCGTGTTGGTCCGTGACGTGTGGCATTCGGCGCTGCTTTTGGGTGCAGCGTTGCTGTCCGTCGCGGTCCACTACGTGATGTTAAGCGCCGAGTTCCTGGCGGCGATGCAGGTACTCGTGTATGTCGGTGGGGTGCTCGTCCTGATCACCTTCGCCGTCATGTTAGTCCGCCGGGATGAAGACGTCGACACCGAGGAGGTGACGGCATGA
- a CDS encoding NuoI/complex I 23 kDa subunit family protein, translating to MIGMLKSMATTMKHALDGEKFTVQYPEETPDVSPRFRGVHKFSQERCIWCRQCENVCPNDTIQIITDEQRNGEEYNLHIGQCIYCRLCEEVCPVDAILLTQNFEFTADTKDELAYNKEQLKNVPWFKDIDPLASREPDRGAWIDEGEGEVDYQ from the coding sequence ATGATCGGAATGCTCAAATCGATGGCAACGACGATGAAACACGCCCTCGACGGTGAGAAGTTCACCGTCCAGTACCCCGAGGAGACGCCCGACGTCTCCCCGCGGTTCCGCGGCGTCCACAAGTTCAGCCAGGAGCGTTGTATCTGGTGCCGACAGTGTGAGAACGTCTGTCCGAACGACACCATCCAGATTATCACGGACGAACAGCGCAACGGCGAGGAGTACAACCTCCACATCGGCCAGTGTATCTACTGCCGACTCTGCGAGGAGGTCTGTCCCGTCGACGCCATCCTCCTGACCCAGAACTTCGAGTTCACCGCCGACACGAAGGACGAACTCGCCTACAACAAGGAACAGCTCAAGAACGTTCCCTGGTTCAAGGACATCGACCCCCTCGCCTCCCGCGAACCCGACCGCGGCGCGTGGATCGACGAAGGCGAAGGCGAAGTGGACTACCAATAG
- a CDS encoding complex I subunit 1/NuoH family protein: MLQTAPLPETIADLLGLGGTLGEFVAAIIGAALVGTLMLTMTAIAGPWAKRKITAAFTDRYAVNRHGPAGLLIIVADALRLLSKELIVPEGVDRPAWDIAPLLLAWSALLGFAVIPMGNGIHLADPETGLVYVFAVASIASLALVMAGYASNNKFSFLGGLRAVAQNLAYEIPLVLIAASVVLFAGSLQMSEIVAAQAETLVSVGGVAIPSWYAFVNPFAFVLFMIANLMEVGRNPFDIPEAPTEIVAGYQTEYSSVYFVLVYLGEFIHIFLGGAIITTLFLGGPAGPVLPGILWFIIKIWAVFLFTQWARSALPRLRIDQLIEIGWKGMLVLALANLILTAVIVGVIA; the protein is encoded by the coding sequence ATGCTGCAGACGGCACCGCTTCCCGAGACCATCGCCGACCTGCTGGGTCTCGGCGGGACGCTCGGCGAGTTCGTCGCGGCCATCATCGGTGCGGCGCTCGTCGGCACGCTCATGCTGACGATGACCGCTATCGCCGGACCGTGGGCCAAACGGAAGATCACCGCCGCCTTCACCGACCGCTATGCGGTCAATCGTCACGGCCCTGCCGGGTTGCTCATTATCGTGGCCGACGCCCTCCGCCTGCTGTCGAAGGAACTCATCGTTCCCGAAGGTGTCGACCGTCCCGCGTGGGACATCGCACCGCTGCTTCTGGCGTGGTCCGCGCTGCTCGGCTTCGCCGTCATCCCGATGGGCAACGGCATTCATCTGGCCGACCCCGAAACCGGCCTGGTGTACGTCTTCGCCGTCGCCTCCATCGCCTCCCTGGCGCTGGTGATGGCCGGCTACGCATCGAACAACAAGTTCTCGTTCCTCGGCGGCCTGCGCGCGGTGGCCCAGAACCTCGCCTACGAGATTCCGCTCGTGCTCATCGCCGCCTCCGTGGTGCTGTTCGCCGGCTCGCTCCAGATGAGCGAAATCGTCGCCGCACAGGCCGAGACGCTCGTCTCGGTCGGCGGCGTCGCGATTCCGTCCTGGTATGCCTTCGTCAACCCGTTCGCGTTCGTGCTGTTCATGATCGCGAACCTGATGGAAGTCGGTCGTAACCCCTTCGACATCCCGGAGGCGCCGACCGAAATCGTCGCCGGCTACCAGACCGAGTATTCGAGCGTCTACTTCGTGCTCGTCTACCTCGGGGAGTTCATCCACATCTTCCTCGGCGGGGCCATCATCACGACCCTCTTCCTCGGGGGTCCGGCCGGTCCCGTCCTGCCCGGCATCCTCTGGTTCATCATCAAGATCTGGGCCGTCTTCCTGTTCACGCAGTGGGCGCGGTCGGCGCTGCCCCGCCTGCGTATCGACCAACTCATCGAAATCGGCTGGAAGGGGATGTTGGTCCTCGCACTCGCGAACCTCATCCTCACCGCCGTTATCGTTGGGGTGATCGCCTAA